TTTAAAGTTAGGCCACTTACTATATCGCAACTACAGGTAATAATAGATAAATATAAATAAATGATACTAAATCCTGCTGCTTGCTTTGTTCTAAAGTTTTTCCAAATTTGAGGAAACCAATATATGTTATAAATAATATTACTTATCGAACCAAATATTAATAAGTTTTTCTCTGTAAAAGAATTATTAAGAGCAAAATAAATAGCAATTAATAAAAAAGAAAATATAAAAAAACTATGTAAAAAAATTTTATTTGATAATTTATCATTTAGAATTTGAAGTTGCTGAATTGTTAAAAATGTTAATAGAACTACACTTACTGTTATATATTGCCATGGCATATTAAAGCCAATAGCATATATCAAATCTAGAGAGTTAGCTATTATCATCAAACTATGAGTCCATAAGCTTATCTCTCTAGTGGTATGCTTAAGTTGATTATGTATAGTCTGTGGTAAAAAAAGAACTAAATAAAGTATAAATGATATATTTAAAGTGATATTCCCTATTGTTTCCATAAGAGGTCCTACTATTTATTAAAGTTTATAAATAATAGAAAGTTTTGAATGATAGATTTAAAATCAAACAAACTCCCTACGCTAATATTAATTAGATCAGGTACAAAGGGTCTAGTTCTAAAACTATCTCAGCTAAAGCTCCCCCGCTGTCTTCTATATAGAATATTATAGATTAATATATTAATCTTCAATTCTTAATTGATATATTAAGGCATCACTAGTTTTACCATTAGGATACTTATAGTAGTTTTTTCTCATAGAAATATTTTTAAAATGAAGTTTCTCATATAATTTAATAGCAAATAAATTTGTTAAATCAACTTCTAAAAATATAGATTTAATATCTTTTTTAGTCAAAGATCTTATATTATCTTCTAAGAAATAATAAGCTAATCCTTTATTTCTAAAATCTTTTCTTAAAGTTATATATAAAAGTTCAGCTTCATCTAAAGCAAGCAAATAAAAAGATATTCCTATTAATTCTTCATTATTAAATAATCCAAAAGCTATATTATTTTTTTTTTTAAAAGTTTCAAATATCTGTTTATCTGACCAAGAAAAATCATAATTAGACTCTCTAATTAAATTAAGAGTATCCTCATAATAAATTTCACTTAGAGATAAAGTCTGAAGATTCATAAAGTTTACTAAAAATATACTTTTTATTTATAGATGAATTAATATTTGAAAAATCTTTTAATATATCTTTATCATATATATTTATAGAATTTTCTAATGTGTTTTGAGTTGAGTCACAGTTATGGTGATAGATATTTATTTTTGAATTAAAAAATAAACTAAATGAAACAGATTTAAAAAAACCTAAATGATTTTTATTAGATATAAAAAAATTAATGTTTTTATCAGACTCTGTATTATTAGAGAATAATAAGTTCAATTCATCAGATTCAATATCTGTTTTCTTAGGGGACTGTTGTTCTTCAAGAGGCTTAAAATTAGGCTTTAACTCCCAAAGAGTTAGTCCTAGAATTTCACTGAACTCTTTATCAAAAGACATTTATATTACCTTTTAAATTTTTCTAATAAACTTTTAGGATATTTAAAAGCAGAAAGTTTTACAGATTTTCTTAATTTATTAACCTCATCAGGCTCTAATTCTAAAGTCTTTCCTCTAGATAAAAACTTAGGTAACACAATATCACCAAATCTAACTCTTGTAAGTCTACTTACAGTAACGCCTACAGCATCAAACATTCTTCTTACTTCTCTATTTCTACCTTCAGATAAGGTCACATAATACCAAATATTAGCACCTTCTCCCCCAGAAAATCTTATACTATTAAATTTAGCTAAACCATCATCTAGCATGATACCAGCTCTTAATTTATTCAAGTTTTCTTGAGAAAGTTGCTCTCCAAAAACTCTTACTGCATATTCTCTCTCAATTTCATAAGATGGATGCATTAATCTATTTGCTAAGTCTCCATCAGTAGTAAAAAGTAAAAGACCTGTAGTACTAATATCTAATCTTCCTATCATAATCCAGTTAGATTTAGAAAGTTTAGGCAATGAATCAAAAACTGTTTTTCTATCTTTTTCATCATTTCGCGTGCAAACTTCGCCTTCTCTTTTATGGTATAAAACAACCCTAGGTCGTGTCATAGGTGTTCCATAAAGATGTAAAGCTTTACCATCAAAACTTATCTTATCATTATCAGAAGCTTTATCTCCTAGAGAAGCAACTTTACCATTAACTCGAACTCGCCCTTCTGCTATATATTCTTCTACTTTTCTTCTAGAGCCAAGTCCATATTTAGCTAATATTTTTTGTAGGCGCTCTTCATTATTTTTATTTATATCTTTTATCACTTATAACTCCATATCTGCAGATGATGGTAAATAGAAATCTATCATATTATCATCATCATTATCATCTTTAGATGAAATAATTAATCTAACTGTTGCAGCTTCATTTTTATTATTCATTATTTCTGCTAATTTAAGTCTTAATTGTAAGACTCTAAGATTAATAAAAAATTCTTTATTATTTTTCATCGCATATAAAATTTTATATGCATTTTTATAATCTTTTTCGTCATAATACATTTCTGCTAATCTTAATTTAGCAATACCATAATCCTGATTAAATTTAGTTGCTCTAATCATTTTCTCAATAGCATCCTGTTTTTTACCTTCTTTATTTAAACATTCTGCATATAAATATAATGTTTGAGCCATATTATTATTTGTTCGAAGTGTTAGAGATTCTTCAAATAATTTTATTGCTTTAGAATATTCATCTTTTGAAACACATAAAAATTGAGCATAAAAGTTTATTGCTTCATAATTATTTCTATGGTCGCTTAGAGCTTCTTTATATTTATCTTCGGCTCTAGAATTTGAACCTATTGCTTGATAATAAAATCCTGCAGCATAGTCTACTATAGCTAAATCATACCCATGTTCTTTAGCTAAGTCTTGAGCTTTAATTAATTTAGCCTTTGCTCTATCTAATAGACTATTGCTTGTGTAAATAATAGCTAATTCAGCATTTATTTTAGTAGCTTCTTTATAATTAAGATTATCTCTTAGACTCCCTTTATTTAAAGTAAATGAGGCCTGGTTTTGACTTTGATTTGAACTTTTAGATTGTCCATTAGAGTTTGTATTTGCTTTTGTATCAGCTGCATAAGAACAAATAAAAAATGTAGATAAAAAGATTATTAGTAAAACTAATTTATATCTCATTATTTTCTCCTAATTTTTTCAAATATCTTTCTTTTCTATTAGTTTTATCCATCACATTACCAGCAAGTTGACCACATGCTGCATCAATATCATCGCCTCTTGTTTTTCGAATAGTTGTTACAAATCCTTCTTTTTGTAAAAACTCTTTAAATTTATGAATTCTATTATTACTAGGTCTTTTATAAATAGTGCCTGGATATGGGTTAAAAGGGATAAGGTTTATTTTACTAGGAACTTCTTTAGCTCGCAGTAAATTTGCTAGCTTATCAGCAGTATCAAGATCATCATTTATACCTTCCATCAAAGTATATTCAAAAGTAATATGCTTATGTGGACCTTTCTCTGCATACAGCTTACAAGCTTCTAGAAGAGCTTCTATATTATATTTCTTATTTATAGGTACTATTTCATTTCTAAGCTCATCAGTTGGAGCATGTAATGAAACAGCCAAAGAAACACCAGATTGCTCTAATAAATCATATATTCTAGGAACAACTCCTGAGGTACTTAAAGTTACTTTTCTCCTAGATAATCCATAGGCTAGATCATCCATCATAATATCCATCGCTGGAACGACATTATCAAAATTCATTAATGGTTCACCCATACCCATCATTACAATATTTGTAACTGTAAAATCATGTTCCCCATTATTTTTTGATAAAGTTCTAGCGGCTATCCAAAGTTGAGCAATTACTTCTGCAGATGTCAAATTTCTATAAAAACCTTGTTTTGCAGTAGAACAAAAGCTGCAGTTTAATGTACATCCAACTTGTGAAGAAACACATAAAGTTCCTCTTCCTTCTTCCGGTATAAAAACTGTTTCAACAGCACTTCCACCAATATCAATAAGCCACTTGTGAGTACCATCTTTAGAGGCTTTACTAAATAAAACTTCAGGAACTATAATTTCTGAAACTTCTTTTAATTTTTCTCTTAAATTTTTTCCAAGATCTGTCATGGAATTTAGATCTATGACACCTTTTTTGTGTATCCATTTAAAGACTTGTCTGGCATGAAATTTTTTTTCGTTAATCGATAAAAAAAAGTCTTCAATTTGTTGTTGATTTAAACCAAGTAAATTTATTTTATTTTGTGACATATATTCACCTTACTCATTGTAACCCATATCTCCAGGAACAATATAATCATTTTCATTAGTTAAATTTGCAAATCTTGCATATTGACCATCAAACCTAACATGTACAGTTCCTATAGGTCCATTTCTTTGCTTACCTATTATAATTTCACCAAGATTTTTAACTTCTTCTTTTTCTTTATTATAAACTTCATCGCGGTATATAAACATAATTACATCAGCGTCTTGTTCAATAGCTCCTGATTCTCTTAAGTCTGACATCATAGGTCTTTTATCTTTTCTATCATCAACAGCTCTATTAAGTTGTGATAACGCAATTACAGGAACATTTAATTCTTTAGCTAATGCTTTTAATGATCTAGAGATTTCTGAAACTTCTAAAGTTCTATTGCTTTCATAACCAGGAATTTTCATTAGTTGAAGATAATCAATTAGAATAAGAGATAATCCTCCATGTTCATTATAAAGTCTTCTAGCTCTTGAGCGCATTTCAGCAGGCGTCAAAGTAGATGTATCATCTATATATAGGTTCATCTCACTAAGCATTTTCATAGAAGATGTAATTTTTATCCAATGTGAATCATTTAAGCGATTACATTCTCTTAAAAGGTTCATTTCAACTCTAGACATAGATGCTAAAATTCTTGTTACAATATCTTCAGAAGGCATTTCTAAGCTAAAAACTAACACAGGTTTATCTGAACTTTTAGCAACATTTTCAGCAATATTAATTCCTAAGACTGTTTTACCCATTGATGGTCTACCAGCAATAACACATAAATTAGCTTTTTGTAACCCTGAGGTTTTCTCATCTAAATCAATAAAACCAGTAGAAACACCAGTAAGACCAGTACCTGAATCTACTATCGCACTCATTCTATCTACAAGTCTAGGTATAACTTCTTTAACTGAAGTAGGTCCCTTAGATGTAATATCTCTTTCTTTTGATACATCTAAAATTCGACTTTCTGCATAATCAATAACTTCATCAGGGTTTTTCGAATCTGCAGAATAAATTTTCTGAATAATATCATTAACGCTATTTTGTAAGCTTCTTAATTTAGCTTTATCTTTAATAATATCTGCATACGCTCTTATATTAGATATTGAAGGAGTATTAGCAATTAAATCAATAATATAGGATTCACCACCAGCATTATTCAATTCACCTTCTGTAGCTAAATATTCACTTAAAATAACAATATCAAAAGGAGTATTTTGCTCATTTAATTCACATATTTTTTTATAAATAAGTTTATGTCTATTATCAAAAAAATCATCAATTAATAGTGTATCCACTATATGCTCAATATTCTGATTGTATAAAAGAATATTTCCAAGAACTGCTCTTTCAGCATCTAAAGAATAAGTTGTTTCAGCCACTTTAAACTGATTATTAACAGACATTTTATGAAAACCTTTATTTATAATACAAAAAAACCATGCTAACACATGGTTTTAATTGTTTAGATTCTATGTGTTAGTTTTATTATTATAAACTACTCAGCAGCAGCTACAACATTAACCTTAACAACAACATCTAAGTCTGTATATAAATGAATAGATAACTCATATTCACCTATACTCCTAATAACACCTTCTGGCATACGAACATGGCTTTTTTCTATTTCATGTCCACTTGCAGCAGCAATAGCATCAGC
This region of Francisella frigiditurris genomic DNA includes:
- the rluB gene encoding 23S rRNA pseudouridine(2605) synthase RluB, with translation MIKDINKNNEERLQKILAKYGLGSRRKVEEYIAEGRVRVNGKVASLGDKASDNDKISFDGKALHLYGTPMTRPRVVLYHKREGEVCTRNDEKDRKTVFDSLPKLSKSNWIMIGRLDISTTGLLLFTTDGDLANRLMHPSYEIEREYAVRVFGEQLSQENLNKLRAGIMLDDGLAKFNSIRFSGGEGANIWYYVTLSEGRNREVRRMFDAVGVTVSRLTRVRFGDIVLPKFLSRGKTLELEPDEVNKLRKSVKLSAFKYPKSLLEKFKR
- the rlmN gene encoding 23S rRNA (adenine(2503)-C(2))-methyltransferase RlmN; the protein is MSQNKINLLGLNQQQIEDFFLSINEKKFHARQVFKWIHKKGVIDLNSMTDLGKNLREKLKEVSEIIVPEVLFSKASKDGTHKWLIDIGGSAVETVFIPEEGRGTLCVSSQVGCTLNCSFCSTAKQGFYRNLTSAEVIAQLWIAARTLSKNNGEHDFTVTNIVMMGMGEPLMNFDNVVPAMDIMMDDLAYGLSRRKVTLSTSGVVPRIYDLLEQSGVSLAVSLHAPTDELRNEIVPINKKYNIEALLEACKLYAEKGPHKHITFEYTLMEGINDDLDTADKLANLLRAKEVPSKINLIPFNPYPGTIYKRPSNNRIHKFKEFLQKEGFVTTIRKTRGDDIDAACGQLAGNVMDKTNRKERYLKKLGENNEI
- a CDS encoding PQ-loop repeat-containing protein, translated to METIGNITLNISFILYLVLFLPQTIHNQLKHTTREISLWTHSLMIIANSLDLIYAIGFNMPWQYITVSVVLLTFLTIQQLQILNDKLSNKIFLHSFFIFSFLLIAIYFALNNSFTEKNLLIFGSISNIIYNIYWFPQIWKNFRTKQAAGFSIIYLYLSIITCSCDIVSGLTLNWPIPTIIGSLFLFCLINIQIFQYLYYKKGNYKVLLA
- a CDS encoding GNAT family N-acetyltransferase, producing MNLQTLSLSEIYYEDTLNLIRESNYDFSWSDKQIFETFKKKNNIAFGLFNNEELIGISFYLLALDEAELLYITLRKDFRNKGLAYYFLEDNIRSLTKKDIKSIFLEVDLTNLFAIKLYEKLHFKNISMRKNYYKYPNGKTSDALIYQLRIED
- the dnaB gene encoding replicative DNA helicase — encoded protein: MSVNNQFKVAETTYSLDAERAVLGNILLYNQNIEHIVDTLLIDDFFDNRHKLIYKKICELNEQNTPFDIVILSEYLATEGELNNAGGESYIIDLIANTPSISNIRAYADIIKDKAKLRSLQNSVNDIIQKIYSADSKNPDEVIDYAESRILDVSKERDITSKGPTSVKEVIPRLVDRMSAIVDSGTGLTGVSTGFIDLDEKTSGLQKANLCVIAGRPSMGKTVLGINIAENVAKSSDKPVLVFSLEMPSEDIVTRILASMSRVEMNLLRECNRLNDSHWIKITSSMKMLSEMNLYIDDTSTLTPAEMRSRARRLYNEHGGLSLILIDYLQLMKIPGYESNRTLEVSEISRSLKALAKELNVPVIALSQLNRAVDDRKDKRPMMSDLRESGAIEQDADVIMFIYRDEVYNKEKEEVKNLGEIIIGKQRNGPIGTVHVRFDGQYARFANLTNENDYIVPGDMGYNE
- a CDS encoding pilus assembly protein PilF — encoded protein: MRYKLVLLIIFLSTFFICSYAADTKANTNSNGQSKSSNQSQNQASFTLNKGSLRDNLNYKEATKINAELAIIYTSNSLLDRAKAKLIKAQDLAKEHGYDLAIVDYAAGFYYQAIGSNSRAEDKYKEALSDHRNNYEAINFYAQFLCVSKDEYSKAIKLFEESLTLRTNNNMAQTLYLYAECLNKEGKKQDAIEKMIRATKFNQDYGIAKLRLAEMYYDEKDYKNAYKILYAMKNNKEFFINLRVLQLRLKLAEIMNNKNEAATVRLIISSKDDNDDDNMIDFYLPSSADMEL